The genomic interval AGCCGACATCCTGGATTCGCCCTCAGGAGGATCGGGATTCATTGAATACAGCAACAACGAGATTTCTATCCACGGGTCGAGCAACAGTGACACGGTGCAGGTCCAGTATGTTCCCTTCTATGCAAATCCGTCTGGGATCACGCGAGTCTTGCTCAGCAACCTTCACGGTGAACAGATCCACGAGTACCTGACGATGGGGATTCACCGCGTCAGGTTCTACGGCCACGACGGCGATGACCATTTCACCAACTCAACCAGCATTCCGTCCACCGTTTTTGGTGGCAATGGAAACGATGTGCTCAACGGTGGAAACGGTCCCGACACGCTCAGCGGCGATGCAGGCATGGACACCATCAATGGAAATGGAGGACACGACCAGCTCTTCGGCGGCTTCGGTCTGGACACCATCAACGGCGGTAGTGGCAACGACACCATCATGGGCGGCTTTGGCTCGGACCTGTTGAACGGAGGCAGCGGCAACGATCAGATCAACGGCGAGCACGGAAATGACACGATCGACGGTGGCTGGGACGACGACACGTTGCTTGGTGGCCAAGGGAATGACCAAATCAATGGCGGATTTGGAAACGACTACATCAACGGCGGTTTGGGAGCGGACATCATTGACGGCAGTTTCGGGAACGACACACTGCTGGGCAGTCACGGGAACGATTACATCAATGGAAACGTCGGCGACGACAACCTTGATGGCGGTCCCGGTCACGATCAAATGCGAGGTGGTCAAGGAAATGACTCGATGGACGGTGACAGCGGAAACGACAGCTTCTTTGGAGGCACTGGCACGGACTCCTATGTTGGTGCCGGAGGATATGATCGCTATTACTTGCAACCGGAAGACAACGCCCCCTACGTCAGTTGGGCCGATGTGGAAATCTTTTTGCACGACGGCGGCAGCGAACCAATCTTGCTGTTGAGCGACTTTGGAAACGTGCTGACAATGCCCGGCACTTGGTCGCTGTCTGACGTCGATGCCCTTGATCAAGGGCTTGGTGAATTGGTTCAGTTGACAGGGAACAACGCCCTGCTGCAAAACAAAGGCGATCTGAATTTCATTCGCTACGGTGACGTGTACGATGTCTACGCTGACGCGAGTATCGGCGAGCTCAACACCAGCGTCGGTGCGTGGAACACGGGCTCTGCGATTGCATTGATCAACAACACCTTCAGTTCGCTCCACAATGTGGTGCTGAATGTGCAACACGAGATCGCGCACAACTGGGACGAGCCGAGCGAGAACGCCTCGATCAACGCCTTCCGCGATGTTGCTTGGGTGCAATCCGAAACCCAACCGACCGGCTATCTGCCGGCGTTGGATTCGACGGTGACCGATTGGTGGTATGACGAAACAGACAATACGTTCGCCCACTGGTACGGAAAGAATCGCCCAGAAGAAGACTTCGCGACCTCATTCGCCGCCTACGTCGGCGTATTGATGGGGCGTAATCATGGCTACGCGTCGCCAGAGGAGACCATGGTCTTCATGGCAGAGCGATTCGCAGCACTCGATGCCTTCTTTGCCACGTTGTAGGAGCGAGAACGAGGGACGGGCGGAGATTCGTTTCCGCCCCCCAACGACATGCCAGGTCGAGACCAAGTCTCGTCCGCAGAATGACTCTGCATTTGCCTTTGGCCGTTCCGAATCACTATCAGGTCGCATAGAATAGAGAAACTTTCTCGCCAGTAGAGACGTTTTCTGTTGCCCTACGCGGCTCAGTTGAATCACCATGGCAGAATTCATTGATCGATCACGCTGGCATCTCGGCCCCATTCATGGAACTCGAAATCACCGACGATTGGCTGCGACGCTTGGCTGCTGGCGACCCCATCACGGCAGCCGAATTCTTTCAACGTTTCGGCGGACCGATGCAACGCGTCGCCGATCGCAACATGGGCGCACGACTTCGCCAGCGAGTGGACCCGGAAGACATCGTACAGTCTGCCTGTCGTACGTTTTTTCGCCGACTGGAGCAGGGGCAGTTCGAACTGGATGGCGAAGAAGACCTGTGGCACCTGATCTGCGCGATCACACTTAACAAACTGAGGCGGCAAGCGAGATACCACTCACGTTTGCGTCGTGATGTCACTCGCCAAGAAGCCATCACGGACACCACCGTCGGTATCACGGATCACTCCCCTCAAGATCCTGTTTGGACCGCGCAGTGGAATGAAGTCATGGCGGAGTGTTTCGACGGATTGTCAGAGGAGCAACGTAAAGTGCTGCAGATGCGACTGGAAGGCTACCGACAGATGGAGATCGCGGAAGCGGTCGGATGCGCCGAGCGAACCGTGCGGCGAATCCTGGCCGGCGTACGCGATCAATTGCTCAAGCAAGCCGATTTTGATTCTTGAAGCGCGACTCGCCGTTGGGACTCTCATGAAAAAGCTGATGCGTAAAATTCACTCTCGACTGGACGCAGAGTAGCGACATGAACGAAGCAGCGACATGAACGAACAGGCGGCGGACCTTGAACCCATCGACGAAGACGCACGACGTCGGTTTGAATCCCAGTGGTGCGGAGGCGGACCGGAATCGCTGAAGCAGTACGTCCCTCACTGGGACCAATCGCGCGGCCGAGCCACTTTGGCGGAGCTCGTCCTGATCGACTTGGAATACCGCTGGAAAGATTGGGCCAACGCAACAAACAAGTCCGATCCACCGTCGTTGGAACCTTACCTGCGACAGTACAAAGTGCTGCGTGAACACGACTGCATGAGGTGCCTCCGCGATCAACAGTCGCAAATGGCGAAACAGTACGGCGTCGATCTTTCGCTCGTCGCGTCCAAGGACAGCGACCCGGCCAGCACTGAAACATTGCTGGATGACGAAACAAGGACGAATCCATCGTCGAGCGATGAGTCACTGCCCGTCCGGTGGGGAAACTATCTCTTGCTGGAACGGCTTGGCCAGGGGGCAATGGGCGTCGTCTATCGAGCCCGGCAAACAGCGGCTGATCGCGAGGTCGCTCTCAAGAGAGTCCAGCCCGGAATGTTAACAGCTGACCTCCGCAATCAACTTCATTCACGGTTTGAGGTCGAAGCCAATGCCGCGGCACGACTGTCCAGTGACTACATCGTTCCCGTCTACGACGTGGGCAACGTCGACGGAGTTCCGTACTACACGATGCCACTGTTGACCGACGGCAGTCTGTCCGATCTCGTTCGCGAAAATCCTCTCACGCCTCAGCGTGCCGCCCGATTGACGCAGCAAGTCGCTCTGGGAATTGCCACCGCGCATGCGGCCGAATTGTGGCACCGCGACATCAAACCGGGAAACATTCTTTGGGATGCAACACGGGACCGGGCCATGGTCGCGGACTTTGGTTTGGTGAGGATGGAGTTCACTGAATCGGAAATGACGCACACGGGGCAACTCGTCGGCACGCCGGCTTACATGCCGCCCGAACAAGCTCGTGACGCACGAAGCGTTGATGCGAGATCAGACATCTACGCCATCGGTGCAACACTGTATCACTTGCTCACCGGCCGTCCGCCCTTTCAAGCGTCATCGATCGTCGAGTTGATGCGGCAAGTGCTATTCGACCAGCCGCTCTCGGTCCGTAGGCTCAACCCTAGCGTCCCCCGCGATCTGGATACCGTCTGCGCACACTGCTTGCAAAAATCGCCTGAGCGACGATACGCCTCTGCCGATGAACTGGCCCAGGACCTTGAGCGTTTCCTCACAGGTCGACCGATCCTCGCCCAACCAATCGGCCTCCTGGAACGCTCCTGGCGGTGGATCAAACGCAACCCCGTCTTGTCGGCCTGGGCTACCACCGCAGCTCTATCGGCATTTATCACGATGGGCGTCATCACTTATGCATATCTCGAATCTCGCTCGCAGCAAGCTCGTTACGAAGCCATGTATCAAGAAGCTCGCGGAGCGATCGACTCATTCTACACCGATTTCAGTGATGACCCGCTCTTCAACCAACCCGGCATGCTGCCCACGAGACGAAAGTATCTCTCGCAAGCACTGCGGTACTATCAGCGACTGCTCGCTCAGCGCGAAAGCGACGGTCTTTCCGTGCTCGACGTCGCCGACACCCGCACACGTATCGGCACCCTGCTGGGCGAACTCGGCGACTCCGCCGACGCCATCAGGATGCTTCGTCAGGCAGAACAAGATCTCCGCCGTTTCACGCCGGCGGAGAAGAACTCTTCCAGCGGCCTGAGCATCCAAGGTGACCTGTTCAACTCGCTTGGTCGCAACCTGCTGGCCGCCGGAAACAACCAAGAAGCTCTGGAGGCATTTCAACAGGCGGAAGATTTCCGTCAACGCGTCGTCGACCAGGAGAAAGTAGCCGGCGTTCACAAAAACGACTGGGAGTCCAACGACTGGGAGTCCAACGACTGGGAAGCTCGACGCAGTCTGGCCAACGCGATCATGAACGTTGGCACGGCATTACGAGTCTTGGGTCGCATGGCGGATGCCACACAGCAGCAGACCCGGGCGCAAAACTTGCGAACAGAGTTGTTGAAAGACTTTCCCAATGTGTTTGAGATTCGTCGCGATTGGGCCAAGGGCGAGTTCAATCTCGGCGTCCTGCTGTCTCGCCAAAACCAAACCGCTGGCGGAAGACATTTGCAAGTCGCATTGGAAACATTTGAGCAGTTGATTGCCCAACGACCAAGCGACCTCGACCTGCGACAAACGCAAATCGAATGCCTTCGCCAACAAGCTTGGCAGGTGACCTCGTCCGTCGCGGACGAGAATTCTGCGGCAGATCTACCCGCTGTGTTGATCAAAGCCCAAGAGCTTGCCGAGAAGCTCTGTACCGAGCATCCCGAAACCACTGCGTTTGTAGTCCTGTTCGCCGAAGTCAACGCAACTGCGATTCAATTGCATTTGGACGCGGAGCGATACCAGGACGCGGACGAATTGATCGACCGAACGGAATCGCAACTGAACGACCATTCTCAAAATGAGACGCCTGTGGTATGGACACTCTCGAACTTGGCGTTTCTGCGGGCGCAGTTGCACTTGCTGCGAGGAGAGAATGACGCCGCGATGCGAGCGCTGGTGCGATCAGAACAGCATTTGAGTGAATTCTTGAAACGTTCTCCCAACGATCCCGCCGCGATCGATCGACAAGCTTTGCTCGACGAAACGATTGATCAGCTAAAATCATTCGTCGATCCGGTGTAGGGCTGCCTCAGAATCGACGGCCGATCTGGACTTGGATCTCGGTGTCAAACAATTGTCCCGTGGTCAATGGGGCGCTCGTCGCGAACCTCGCATGCCAACCGGCTGAGTTCTCCAAATGCACGCCCAGCGTGGTGTTCAGAACCGTTCCCACCGGCGGCAGGGATGCAGCGGTGACGGGGCCAAAGGCACCAGAACGAGTGATCGCGAGCTGATCCGTCGAGCTCAAGTTGGTCATCAAGTGGAGTTCACCGATAGCAGCAATCCCGAATTGATTGCAATGAGGCTGCCGCAACCAGCGGCCCACGCCGGTGTCCAGCAACAGACGCGTGGGGTCGTTTAGGACACCGGCTAGCGTACTGCCCCCGTTCACTCGGTCGGTGATCGTCACATCGTTTCCACCAAGCGGCGTGTCGATTTGGGCAAACCCATGCGTGAACCAATCCCCGTCACAGCTTCTGGCAGTCATCGACAAAAAGGGCGAAAGATGCACAGTGTCATTACCAAACTCGTACAGGCTGGAACCGGCAAACAGCACACCGTCCTCTCCCGTCGGCGTCTCGATTCCCAGGCCGTAGGAAACAACGTGGTGATGCCCCGCGTTTGCGATTCGCTTCAAGATGAAACCCACGTTTCCCAACACGCTCGCATCGGTGGCGACTTGGCTCAATGGCAATGGGTCTGATGAGACATTGATTTCATCAGCTATGCCCAGCGGCACACGCAACTCTATCGAACTGCGTCCTGATTCGAATGTCCGCTCTGTCCCCAGCACCCAGCGATTGACGGACACGTTGCGAATGTCCACCGCATCCGGATTGGCGAGTGTGGATTCCACGATCACAAACGCGTCGCCCGTGTTGTGGTAGTGGTGGTAAGTTGCATAGATCCGATCACTGGGCATCGCCTTGTTGAACTCCGCGACTTTCATCCGATTCAAACCGGACGCAACTGGTGCAGCGACGTTGCCAATGGCATCCACACCCGGTCCCGTTGAATCGAAGAACACAAACTGGTTACCAGGGATGCCAAAGTCGCCCAGCATCTCGGGCACTCGGACCAACTGGGCTCGCGAACGTGATCGCAGCATCTGCGCGATCGCACTGGTGTTTGGCAATCGAGTCGTCGTCAACAGCGACTCCGATGGACGCGTGACGGGGGAGGATTGCGGGGGCGATGTCCCAGCGTCGGTCACTGCCGGGACCGCAGTCGGAGACGGGGTGCTGGCATTCTGGGCAGCCGGGTTCTGGGCAGCCGGGTTCTGGGCAGCCGGGTTCTGAGTGGTCGCGTTCTGCCCGATCGCATTGCCCGCTATGCCGGCCGATAGCACCGTGAGCATTGCCGTGCCCATCAGCCGCCGTAGTTGTTCATCAAACGTCATCGCAATCCTTCGCGAATCGAACCCGACGCTGGCTCATTGCCATCCCAAAAAACACCGCGTCTGAGTCGTTGCTCGACCAGTCATCAGCCCCGCCACAGTCTTTCTGGCTATTTCGATCCGAATCGTCGGTGCTGGGGCCGCTGAAAGGGATTGGCGAGAAGTTTTGCTCTCGCACAGAGGAACTGGGGACTAGCTCAATCCAGAGAAAAACTTGGTAACCAGATGCTCGGCTTTGGCAGATGCAAAACGGTTTCCTCTTTCCGTCTGACGATGGGCTACGTCACATCACCGATCGACTGCGATCGGCGAACGAGCAGGAGCTGGATGAGCTTCGTGGCGCGCTGCGGATCGGATTGCAATGGCAAGCGGCCGTGACGCTGCCGGGTGCCGAACATCCCGTCAGCCAAGCGTACTGTTCTGCGCTGCCGGTCGCCTACGGTCACCAACGAGCCGAACAGTGGACGGACTTCGTGAAGCTGATTCTCGACGCCGCCTACGAAGCCACGTTTCTGGCCGCCGTCTGCAATCTGTCACGCACCGGCGTCAACGTCGTTTACCTCACGCTGCCCGGTGGAGGCGTGTTCGGCAACGATGACGATTGGATATTGAGCGCGATCGAACGAGCGTTTTCGAAGACGAAGTCGGATGGTCTGGATGTCCGAATCGTTTCTTATGGGCGATCCAGAGCCGTCGTCACAGACCTCATCCAACGGATCAACGAGGCCTGATGAAAGCCGATGACGAGATCGGTTGTGCCGAAGAGTTGCGCGATGAGATCGACGAGCAACTCAGGACGCACGGCAAGATTCACAAGAAGACATTTCGCAAGATTGTCTGATGATGGACAAGTCGCTGCGTTTCTCGGGCGACAAGGAAACCGAATTGTGCGTGCGGATTCACTTTTGCCGGCGGATCAAGGAGAAGCGAATCAGCTTCGGCGGTTGCCGCGTCAGCGAGAACATGTATGCGACTCAGCTTAATAAAATCGACAAGGCAATGGACAAGGTGCATCCCGATTTGCAGTTCGATTTCAACCCGCAACTGTCCGGACTTTGAGAGGACTGCCGACCGTCATTCGCCGCTACGTGCTCGATCTCAAGCACTTCCCCTGTCCCGAGGTTTACCGGCAGATGCATTCTTGCCCTTCTGCTCGTCGAAACGGATCGAGTTCAGGCCTTCCAAGTGCCCTATTCCCAAGCCACCTGTCCCAACGCCATCAGGCGAGATCCCGATCTGATGATCACTGTTTCAGTTTGTCACCAACGTTGCCAATCAGGTGATCATCGTCCCATTCACCTTTCAGATCATCCTTTTCGTCATCATCTGCCAGCGTCCCCAAGTCGATCAGCGTTGCAGCTAAACTCCCAGTGCCCCAGTCCGCTAGGGCGGCATCCAACAAAGCGAAATCGTCTTCACAGGCCACAGAGCCGCCGACCAGCAAGTCATCGCCACGGCCGCCTTTTATCTTGTCCCTACCAGTACCGCCGATGAGGATGTCGCTGCCGGCACCGCCTTGCAAATCATCTTTGCCGCTACCACCGATGAGCACATCGCTGCCGCGACCTCCCCGGATGTGATCGTTACCAGCACCGCCGAAGACGAACTGGGGAATCACCGCATCGGCATCGCCGTCGGATCCTCCGTCGCTGCCACCATCCGATCCGCTGCCGTAGTGGTCATCGCCGCTACGTAGGTACGTCACGATTCGATCAACTGACGACAAAGGGAATGTCTGCTTGACACGGTCGCTATTGTCATCGCGACCGCCATCAGAACCACCATCGCTATCACGCTTGTGTTTGTTTTTCCCTTTGTCCTTGCCGCCATCGCTGCCGCCCTGGTTCAGCTTCACGTCAACTTTTAGTTCGTCCTTCTTTTCGTTGAACTTCAGTTTGACATCGTCGCGGCCGTCCGTGCCGATGATGTAGAGCGTTCCATCGACGAGTCCGACACCTTGGACGATAGACTGAGTCGTCAAGGACTCGGACACGGCTCCGTCACTGTCTGCGGCGGTCACGGTCACTTGGTAGATGCCACCCTCTTCATAGTCGTGACTGTCAATGAACGTATCGGCTGGTTGATCCACAAAAATACTTTCCACCGTGCCGTCGCCCCAGTCGACGGTCACCGTATGCGTATCCATCCCGGGATCAACGAATGTGCCGCTTACCGTCACCGACCCGTCTGTAGAAATCTCGTCAACGTCATCTGCCGAGGACACGACACTAGTCAAAGTCGGCGCCACATTGTTCACCGTTAACGCAAAGTCAACCGACGTTGCATCCCCATCCGAATCGGTGGCGGTGATCGTCACCGCTTGAGATTCATCCGGTCCGTTGGTGGTATTCCACGACCAGCTCCATGTGCCATCCAGATTATCAACCACCGTACCAACCGATGCGGTCAACTTCACCACGTCGGCACCTGCATCGGAGAAGGAGCCGTTGTTTGAAGCGGTCTGAGCTTCGTACACCTCGACCGTCGCAGCCGTCGTTGTAATGCGCGGTGCGACGTTGGAAACTTTCACGATCACTTGGTCCGTACTTGATCCTCCGTCATCGTCCGTTACCGTGTACTCAACCGTGTAAACACCATTATCGGTGGGAGTGAAATGGAAGTCGTCTGAGACGCTGGCATCAATCATCTGGCCGTTGGTTGAACTAACTTGCCATAGAAAAGCATGAGTGTCGAAAGTCCCCGGATCGGTAAACGATCCAAACAAGGAGACCATGCTCCCCTCATCGACGATCAGGTCAGGTCCAGCATGAACCGTTGGGGACACGTTGTTAACATCAATT from Stieleria varia carries:
- a CDS encoding serine/threonine-protein kinase, which codes for MNEQAADLEPIDEDARRRFESQWCGGGPESLKQYVPHWDQSRGRATLAELVLIDLEYRWKDWANATNKSDPPSLEPYLRQYKVLREHDCMRCLRDQQSQMAKQYGVDLSLVASKDSDPASTETLLDDETRTNPSSSDESLPVRWGNYLLLERLGQGAMGVVYRARQTAADREVALKRVQPGMLTADLRNQLHSRFEVEANAAARLSSDYIVPVYDVGNVDGVPYYTMPLLTDGSLSDLVRENPLTPQRAARLTQQVALGIATAHAAELWHRDIKPGNILWDATRDRAMVADFGLVRMEFTESEMTHTGQLVGTPAYMPPEQARDARSVDARSDIYAIGATLYHLLTGRPPFQASSIVELMRQVLFDQPLSVRRLNPSVPRDLDTVCAHCLQKSPERRYASADELAQDLERFLTGRPILAQPIGLLERSWRWIKRNPVLSAWATTAALSAFITMGVITYAYLESRSQQARYEAMYQEARGAIDSFYTDFSDDPLFNQPGMLPTRRKYLSQALRYYQRLLAQRESDGLSVLDVADTRTRIGTLLGELGDSADAIRMLRQAEQDLRRFTPAEKNSSSGLSIQGDLFNSLGRNLLAAGNNQEALEAFQQAEDFRQRVVDQEKVAGVHKNDWESNDWESNDWEARRSLANAIMNVGTALRVLGRMADATQQQTRAQNLRTELLKDFPNVFEIRRDWAKGEFNLGVLLSRQNQTAGGRHLQVALETFEQLIAQRPSDLDLRQTQIECLRQQAWQVTSSVADENSAADLPAVLIKAQELAEKLCTEHPETTAFVVLFAEVNATAIQLHLDAERYQDADELIDRTESQLNDHSQNETPVVWTLSNLAFLRAQLHLLRGENDAAMRALVRSEQHLSEFLKRSPNDPAAIDRQALLDETIDQLKSFVDPV
- a CDS encoding calcium-binding protein, encoding MSRPVTSERNRRTFAKTHGRRRLGFERLEIRRLLAADILDSPSGGSGFIEYSNNEISIHGSSNSDTVQVQYVPFYANPSGITRVLLSNLHGEQIHEYLTMGIHRVRFYGHDGDDHFTNSTSIPSTVFGGNGNDVLNGGNGPDTLSGDAGMDTINGNGGHDQLFGGFGLDTINGGSGNDTIMGGFGSDLLNGGSGNDQINGEHGNDTIDGGWDDDTLLGGQGNDQINGGFGNDYINGGLGADIIDGSFGNDTLLGSHGNDYINGNVGDDNLDGGPGHDQMRGGQGNDSMDGDSGNDSFFGGTGTDSYVGAGGYDRYYLQPEDNAPYVSWADVEIFLHDGGSEPILLLSDFGNVLTMPGTWSLSDVDALDQGLGELVQLTGNNALLQNKGDLNFIRYGDVYDVYADASIGELNTSVGAWNTGSAIALINNTFSSLHNVVLNVQHEIAHNWDEPSENASINAFRDVAWVQSETQPTGYLPALDSTVTDWWYDETDNTFAHWYGKNRPEEDFATSFAAYVGVLMGRNHGYASPEETMVFMAERFAALDAFFATL
- a CDS encoding RNA polymerase sigma factor, which encodes MELEITDDWLRRLAAGDPITAAEFFQRFGGPMQRVADRNMGARLRQRVDPEDIVQSACRTFFRRLEQGQFELDGEEDLWHLICAITLNKLRRQARYHSRLRRDVTRQEAITDTTVGITDHSPQDPVWTAQWNEVMAECFDGLSEEQRKVLQMRLEGYRQMEIAEAVGCAERTVRRILAGVRDQLLKQADFDS